Proteins encoded together in one Oncorhynchus keta strain PuntledgeMale-10-30-2019 unplaced genomic scaffold, Oket_V2 Un_contig_7552_pilon_pilon, whole genome shotgun sequence window:
- the LOC127926423 gene encoding 4-hydroxyphenylpyruvate dioxygenase-like, translated as MQKKRYLLQVFTKPIFSFPLNRYLLQAFTQPIFSFPLNRYLLQVFTQPIFSFPLNRYLLQPFTKPIFSFPLNRYLLQVFTKPIFSEDTFFLELIERRGASGFGEGNIKALWRSVQAYMDTERAETEAQGENTTPRT; from the exons ATGCAGAAGAAAAG ATACCTGCTCCAGGTGTTCACCAAGCCCATCTTCTCATTCCCTCTAAACAGATACCTGCTCCAGGCGTTCACCCAGCCCATCTTCTCATTCCCTCTAAACAGATACCTGCTCCAGGTGTTCACCCAGCCCATCTTCTCATTCCCTCTAAACAGATACCTGCTCCAGCCGTTCACCAAGCCCATCTTCTCATTCCCTCTAAACAGATACCTGCTCCAGGTGTTCACCAAGCCCATCTTCTCAGAGGACACCTTCTTCCTGGAGCTAATCGAGAGGAGAGGTGCGTCAGGGTTCGGAGAGGGGAACATCAAAGCTCTGTGGAGGTCTGTCCAGGCATACATGGacacagagagggcagagactgaggcacaAGGAGAGAACACGACTCCCAGAACATAA